From the Chloroflexus aurantiacus J-10-fl genome, one window contains:
- a CDS encoding glycosyltransferase family 9 protein — MRATLLHLLAITARPLVRRSPVHPPQRVLVIKPDHLGDLLLATPALTALRAALPTAHITALVGPWAASMWAQMREIDTLETLPFPGFNRDAPKPLPWEPYILLCQTARRLRQQAYDAALILRDDHWWGAALALLAGIPQRIGFAHPLCTSLLSVALPYQPRQHVTQQALDIVAALTNTLPTATALRYTPTDAARTWAIAWTQQHLKPDEHLIIIHPGTGGPTKHWLREHWSRLIQELCQPGRRILLTGSPAETAELTAIAASSPAELLMSSNDLTIDRLAALFAHARLVIGVDSGPLHIAVSQGVPTIHLFGPSDPLRFGPWGDPARHRVLSAGLPCSPCGVFATCPRATNPPECMAAITPEQVLAGVEALLGK, encoded by the coding sequence ATGCGCGCAACACTGCTACATCTGCTGGCAATCACTGCCCGGCCATTGGTTCGGCGTTCACCGGTGCACCCACCCCAACGGGTTCTTGTTATCAAACCCGATCATCTCGGTGATCTGCTGCTGGCAACACCGGCACTCACCGCGCTGCGAGCTGCATTACCGACTGCACACATAACGGCGTTGGTCGGGCCATGGGCAGCTTCGATGTGGGCACAGATGCGTGAGATCGATACCCTGGAGACACTTCCTTTTCCGGGCTTTAATCGTGACGCACCAAAACCACTACCGTGGGAGCCGTATATCCTGCTCTGTCAGACGGCACGTCGGCTACGTCAACAGGCTTATGACGCTGCACTCATCTTGCGCGATGATCACTGGTGGGGCGCAGCACTGGCCCTGCTAGCTGGGATTCCACAGCGTATCGGCTTTGCTCATCCGTTGTGCACATCACTGCTGAGTGTCGCATTACCATACCAGCCTCGCCAACACGTCACCCAACAGGCACTTGATATAGTCGCAGCGCTTACCAACACTCTGCCCACTGCCACAGCGTTGCGCTATACCCCAACCGACGCTGCCCGAACGTGGGCTATCGCCTGGACACAACAGCATCTCAAACCAGATGAACACCTGATCATTATTCACCCCGGTACGGGTGGGCCGACTAAACACTGGCTACGCGAGCACTGGAGCAGATTGATACAAGAATTATGTCAACCAGGACGACGCATTCTCCTGACAGGCAGCCCGGCGGAAACCGCAGAACTGACCGCGATTGCGGCTAGCAGTCCTGCTGAACTACTTATGTCAAGCAACGATCTGACGATTGACCGGCTGGCGGCGCTGTTTGCTCACGCCAGGCTGGTAATTGGGGTTGACAGTGGACCACTGCATATCGCCGTCAGTCAGGGGGTGCCAACCATCCACCTCTTCGGCCCCAGCGATCCGTTGCGCTTTGGGCCGTGGGGCGATCCTGCCCGCCATCGTGTGCTGAGTGCCGGTCTGCCGTGTAGTCCGTGTGGGGTGTTTGCCACCTGCCCACGTGCCACCAACCCGCCAGAATGTATGGCTGCAATCACGCCGGAACAGGTGTTGGCAGGTGTTGAAGCGTTGTTGGGAAAGTGA
- a CDS encoding ATP-binding protein, protein MHWIEHDYELSAKLPEGIEQLHTALATFWAATHLSAETRMRFGTALAEVIANILQYAVVPGDPPIKLRLRCTPTILEAQIVDQGLSWTMPDTTIAMPEHWEERGRGLAIAQAILDKLQYRRFRNVNCWRLVLLHKTA, encoded by the coding sequence ATGCATTGGATCGAACACGATTACGAATTGAGTGCGAAGCTCCCGGAAGGGATTGAACAATTGCATACCGCACTGGCTACGTTCTGGGCCGCTACCCACCTCAGCGCAGAGACACGCATGCGGTTTGGTACAGCCCTGGCTGAAGTGATTGCCAATATTTTGCAGTACGCTGTTGTGCCTGGTGATCCACCGATCAAATTACGACTACGCTGCACACCAACCATTCTTGAGGCGCAGATTGTCGATCAGGGTCTTTCCTGGACGATGCCAGACACTACGATTGCTATGCCCGAACATTGGGAAGAGCGCGGGCGTGGACTGGCAATTGCCCAGGCCATTCTCGATAAGCTGCAATACCGACGCTTTCGTAACGTGAACTGCTGGCGATTAGTGCTACTGCATAAAACAGCCTGA
- a CDS encoding LysM peptidoglycan-binding domain-containing protein has translation MLRRVWIGLLWLLVVGSSIGLAACLPEPPPRNIPTMPVILDITPAPTLDIDATATAYASAPRPTPTIAALYVVQAGDTLSAIAERFGVTVDELVAANNLTDPNFLQPGQTLLIPSLIATPRPTTTPTP, from the coding sequence GTGCTACGCCGCGTATGGATTGGCCTGCTATGGTTGCTCGTGGTGGGGAGCAGTATAGGGCTTGCCGCCTGCCTGCCCGAACCACCACCACGCAACATTCCAACAATGCCGGTCATTCTCGATATTACGCCTGCACCAACCCTTGACATTGATGCCACGGCGACGGCCTATGCCAGCGCGCCACGCCCGACCCCGACAATTGCCGCGCTGTATGTGGTGCAGGCGGGTGACACCCTCAGTGCGATTGCCGAGCGCTTTGGCGTCACGGTTGACGAACTGGTGGCGGCCAATAATCTGACCGATCCCAATTTTCTGCAACCCGGCCAGACACTGCTGATCCCATCGTTGATCGCTACACCCCGCCCAACAACCACACCGACACCGTAG
- a CDS encoding response regulator — protein MSRNTNEAHSLFVELQQQYLHQLEDKIAHITTLWERWQDGTLQRDDLVALQRIAHNLAGSGATFGLQAVSDAARALDAALQTRLSTNQELTALSDLVPLVMGLLDALRERKLQSQVSVQSTQVASDAILIYVAGCNAEETAELTRQIAYFGYVTESFLGSADLLAAVERQLPNLVVLDVDLQDGVQSGIATAAILHDRYGDTIPIIFTATSADFHLRLAAVRAGGCGYFTRPLDVGLLIDQIDQLTQRTSSEPYMVLIVDDSPLMAEVYALALRAVGMRVVSTTNPMEVPDLLAEQQPDLILLDVYMPDCNGQELAAVIRQQPEYHSVPIVFLSGETDRSVQLAALARGGDDFLTKPINLEHLIAAVSSRIRRARTMRSLMVRDGLTGLFNHSVTQDLLMREVARARRNAQPLAVALLDIDHFKQVNDRYGHQVGDRVLKSLARLLRQRLRATDVIGRYGGEEFLIVMPDTRAGSAAMVIDSLRERFAHIEHQREGEPLRVTFSAGVAEWHMGLDAGALIEKADAALYQAKHNGRNQVVVADVSLTQPPQRHALPITPSRLNQAPLVLVVDDDPNICRLLQIWLMDAGYRVEVAQSGMEALQRIAQGGVDIALIDILMPEMSGIDVLDQVRRNGAEPAVIMTTAFGSEQIAVNAIRHGADDYLRKPIDRQELLVVLERTMTNLRLRRENLALQRRLDQKRRELEAEIKHAAQIQADMLPQQMPRLPGYSIAARCIPARDVGGDFYDWHFPAPHLLNLTFGDVMGKGMSAALLMTTTRAVIRSVARDTTPEVNMRYAVKALHADLDRTSSFVTLCHLQLNLLTHTLAFVDAGHGLGFIRRHGGQCDRLEPRGAPLGIFSHEPYRQGETMLHPGDALVLFSDGLLDPWPALARDPLQINDLLNDGMSATAIVDRLLAVPALLGPLTDDLTVVVLARDVVAEA, from the coding sequence ATGAGTCGAAACACTAATGAAGCCCACTCCCTCTTTGTCGAGTTGCAGCAACAATATCTTCATCAACTGGAAGACAAGATTGCGCACATCACCACTCTCTGGGAGCGATGGCAGGATGGTACGCTGCAACGCGATGATCTGGTTGCTTTGCAGCGTATCGCCCATAATCTGGCGGGTTCAGGAGCTACGTTTGGCTTGCAGGCGGTAAGTGATGCCGCCCGTGCCCTTGATGCCGCCTTACAAACCCGGTTATCTACTAATCAGGAGCTAACAGCGCTGTCTGATCTTGTGCCACTGGTGATGGGTTTGCTGGATGCGCTGCGTGAACGCAAGTTGCAATCTCAGGTATCCGTTCAATCAACCCAGGTGGCAAGTGATGCAATTCTGATCTATGTTGCCGGCTGTAATGCTGAAGAGACTGCTGAGTTGACACGCCAGATCGCATATTTTGGTTATGTTACCGAGAGTTTTCTGGGCAGTGCCGATTTGTTAGCCGCGGTTGAACGCCAGTTGCCAAACCTTGTTGTGCTCGATGTCGATTTGCAGGATGGTGTTCAGAGTGGCATTGCTACGGCAGCTATCTTGCATGATCGGTATGGGGACACGATTCCGATCATCTTTACTGCCACTTCCGCAGATTTCCATCTGCGGCTGGCTGCTGTTCGAGCCGGCGGATGCGGGTATTTTACCCGTCCTCTTGATGTGGGTCTGCTGATCGATCAGATCGATCAGTTGACCCAGCGCACGAGCAGCGAGCCGTATATGGTTCTCATTGTTGACGACTCGCCATTGATGGCCGAGGTGTACGCATTGGCGCTTCGTGCGGTTGGGATGCGGGTTGTGTCCACAACCAATCCTATGGAAGTGCCAGACCTGCTCGCCGAGCAGCAACCCGACCTGATCTTGCTCGATGTGTATATGCCCGACTGCAATGGACAGGAACTGGCAGCCGTTATTCGTCAGCAACCGGAATATCATAGCGTACCGATTGTCTTTCTTTCCGGGGAGACTGATCGTTCAGTGCAGTTGGCGGCACTGGCCCGTGGTGGTGATGATTTTCTCACCAAGCCGATCAATCTGGAGCATCTGATCGCCGCGGTTAGTTCGCGGATTCGGCGGGCGCGGACAATGCGGAGCCTGATGGTACGAGATGGTCTGACCGGGCTGTTCAATCATAGCGTTACCCAAGACCTCCTGATGCGCGAGGTGGCACGGGCGCGGCGCAATGCACAGCCGCTCGCAGTTGCCTTGCTTGATATCGATCACTTTAAGCAGGTCAATGACCGCTACGGCCACCAGGTGGGTGATCGGGTATTAAAGAGTCTGGCCCGCCTCTTGCGCCAGCGATTACGGGCAACCGATGTTATCGGGCGCTACGGTGGTGAAGAGTTTCTCATTGTGATGCCGGATACTCGTGCCGGTAGTGCAGCGATGGTGATTGACAGTCTGCGTGAACGGTTTGCGCATATCGAGCATCAGCGTGAAGGTGAGCCGTTGCGCGTTACCTTTTCGGCTGGCGTCGCCGAGTGGCATATGGGGTTGGATGCCGGTGCGCTGATTGAGAAGGCCGATGCAGCTCTCTATCAGGCCAAACACAACGGACGTAATCAGGTGGTTGTGGCCGATGTGTCTCTGACTCAGCCGCCACAACGACACGCACTACCGATCACACCGTCTCGTCTGAATCAGGCACCGCTTGTGCTGGTGGTAGATGACGACCCCAATATTTGCCGACTCTTGCAAATCTGGTTAATGGATGCTGGCTATCGGGTGGAAGTCGCTCAGAGTGGGATGGAGGCGCTGCAGCGCATTGCCCAGGGTGGGGTGGATATTGCGCTAATTGATATTCTCATGCCCGAAATGAGTGGAATTGATGTTCTCGATCAGGTGCGGCGTAATGGGGCTGAACCGGCGGTAATTATGACGACTGCCTTCGGTTCCGAGCAGATTGCTGTCAATGCTATCCGACACGGGGCTGATGATTATCTGCGAAAGCCAATTGATCGGCAAGAGCTGCTGGTTGTGCTTGAGCGGACAATGACCAATCTCAGATTACGACGTGAGAATCTGGCGTTGCAGCGGCGGCTCGATCAGAAGCGGCGTGAGCTGGAAGCAGAGATTAAACACGCTGCTCAGATTCAGGCCGATATGTTGCCGCAGCAGATGCCGCGCTTACCAGGGTATAGCATTGCCGCGCGCTGTATTCCGGCGCGTGATGTCGGTGGTGATTTCTACGACTGGCATTTTCCGGCTCCCCATTTGTTGAACCTGACCTTCGGTGATGTGATGGGGAAGGGAATGTCGGCAGCGTTGTTGATGACCACCACGCGCGCTGTTATCCGCTCGGTTGCTCGTGATACGACGCCGGAAGTCAATATGCGCTATGCCGTCAAAGCCCTACACGCCGATCTGGATCGCACCAGTAGTTTTGTGACCCTTTGTCACTTGCAGTTGAATCTATTGACCCATACCCTGGCCTTCGTTGATGCCGGTCATGGCCTGGGTTTCATTCGTCGTCACGGTGGACAATGTGATCGCCTCGAACCTCGTGGAGCACCGCTCGGCATCTTTTCGCACGAACCGTATCGCCAGGGCGAGACGATGCTTCATCCCGGCGATGCGCTGGTGTTGTTCAGTGATGGCCTGCTCGACCCGTGGCCGGCGTTAGCTCGCGATCCACTTCAGATTAACGATCTGCTCAATGATGGTATGTCGGCGACTGCAATCGTAGATCGCTTGCTGGCAGTGCCGGCATTGCTTGGTCCGCTCACCGATGATCTGACAGTAGTCGTACTGGCACGAGATGTGGTTGCAGAGGCGTAA
- a CDS encoding STAS domain-containing protein produces the protein MEITVNPVGEQAAVVQLRGRLDLLVANDVKQRLVKAVNEGFRLLVIDMSEVSFVDSSGLGALIGGLKAARLAGGDLRLAQPGAQALAMLELTTLNRVLRPFPNVTEALQASL, from the coding sequence ATGGAGATTACCGTCAATCCGGTGGGTGAACAGGCAGCAGTTGTGCAGTTGCGCGGGCGACTCGATCTGTTGGTGGCAAATGATGTGAAACAACGCCTGGTCAAAGCGGTCAATGAAGGTTTTCGATTACTTGTGATTGATATGAGTGAGGTGAGCTTTGTCGATAGCTCAGGGCTAGGGGCACTCATCGGTGGTCTAAAAGCTGCGCGACTGGCCGGGGGTGATTTGCGCCTGGCTCAGCCGGGCGCACAGGCCCTGGCCATGCTCGAATTGACAACCCTCAATCGGGTGTTACGCCCGTTTCCTAATGTTACAGAGGCGTTACAGGCCAGTTTGTAA
- a CDS encoding cbb3-type cytochrome c oxidase subunit I: MPRLSRYFIRASLIYLLLGLTAGALILTNKGIPFAPLVWVLLPLHIETMFVGWMSQLALGVAFWILPRLAGDAPRGNERWSWAALVLINLGLIVAMAAPFSQWPWPSTLARSLEAVGFIAFVLGNWRRIYSPTFGLQTLRRNQG, translated from the coding sequence ATGCCACGCCTGAGTCGCTATTTCATCCGTGCTTCGCTGATATATTTGTTGCTGGGGCTTACCGCCGGCGCACTGATACTTACTAACAAAGGTATCCCTTTTGCGCCGTTGGTCTGGGTCTTGCTCCCGCTACACATCGAGACGATGTTTGTGGGATGGATGAGTCAACTGGCGTTGGGGGTTGCGTTCTGGATTTTGCCCAGGCTGGCAGGGGATGCGCCGCGCGGGAACGAACGCTGGAGCTGGGCCGCTTTGGTATTGATCAATCTCGGCCTGATCGTTGCGATGGCTGCGCCGTTTAGCCAATGGCCCTGGCCGAGCACGCTGGCCCGTTCGCTTGAAGCGGTAGGATTCATTGCGTTTGTCTTGGGGAACTGGCGACGAATCTATTCGCCCACATTTGGGTTGCAAACACTGAGAAGAAACCAGGGTTGA
- a CDS encoding glycosyltransferase — MNPSFTLTALERVVGWGTDEWAAFRRGLIKILVVTNLVLGAYYLLWRGTASLNWDAWLFSLALFGAELYSYISSFLFGLTVFRLRERGEPPPAPPGLRVDVYITCYNEPVELVRKTVRAALAIHYPHQTYLLDDGNSPAMRAMAAEEGCGYITRSAAWIGFDRHAKAGNLINALEHTTGDYILILDADQVPLPQILDRTLGYFSDPKVALVQTPQYFINVPPGDPFGSQAPLFYGPIQQGKDGWNAAFFCGSNAVLRREALARTGIRFFVRDVERRIRRALREADTVIRRAERQLAPSERTQIAPALQALRRAVKLARQELDRGDTFQEVTERFQRRAEDAARMVVAANLRQIMADLAEIQAVEAAEIMQSLHDEAVLAELARRDRSPLAAIETVRQLIPLLVNEAMDYLPISTISVTEDMSTSMRLHACGWRSVYHDEILAHGLAPEDLRSALQQRLRWAQGTIQVFLRENPLFLPGLSIGQRLAYLDTMWSYFSGLPTIIYLIAPVLFLIFGLLPVNALSAEFFWRLTPYLLVNQLLFAVISWGRPTWRGQQYSLALFPIWIKAVVTAAANVWFGKKLGFIVTPKTRQAGRYFGLVRWQLLMMVLLAVSIGVGLLQLALGWRTDGMPVLVNVFWAVYDLVMLSVVIDAALYQPAEESSSEYA; from the coding sequence ATGAATCCGTCCTTCACCCTTACAGCCTTAGAGCGGGTGGTTGGTTGGGGCACTGATGAATGGGCGGCGTTTCGGCGTGGTTTGATCAAAATCCTCGTTGTGACCAACCTGGTATTGGGTGCATATTACCTGCTCTGGCGCGGCACGGCTTCGCTCAACTGGGATGCATGGCTCTTTTCCCTGGCGCTGTTCGGGGCCGAACTGTACAGCTACATCAGTAGTTTTTTGTTCGGTCTGACCGTGTTTCGGCTGCGGGAACGGGGCGAGCCACCACCTGCACCTCCAGGTTTGCGGGTTGATGTCTACATCACCTGTTACAATGAGCCGGTTGAACTGGTACGGAAGACGGTGCGTGCGGCGCTGGCCATACATTACCCTCATCAGACGTATCTCCTGGATGATGGCAATAGTCCGGCGATGCGTGCAATGGCTGCTGAGGAGGGGTGTGGTTACATCACCCGTTCAGCCGCATGGATAGGGTTTGACCGGCACGCCAAGGCCGGTAACCTGATCAATGCGCTGGAACATACTACCGGTGATTATATTCTAATTTTGGACGCCGATCAGGTGCCTCTGCCGCAGATTCTGGATCGTACCCTGGGGTATTTTAGCGATCCGAAGGTGGCGTTAGTCCAGACACCCCAGTATTTCATCAATGTGCCGCCCGGCGATCCCTTCGGTAGCCAGGCGCCGCTCTTCTATGGGCCAATTCAACAAGGCAAAGATGGCTGGAATGCAGCCTTTTTCTGTGGCTCAAATGCAGTGCTGCGGCGTGAAGCACTGGCGCGTACCGGTATCCGCTTCTTCGTGCGCGATGTAGAGCGGCGTATCCGGCGGGCATTACGAGAGGCAGATACGGTTATCCGGCGGGCTGAGCGGCAACTGGCGCCATCCGAACGAACACAGATCGCACCTGCCCTTCAGGCCCTACGGCGGGCAGTAAAGCTTGCCCGTCAGGAGCTTGATCGCGGTGATACTTTTCAAGAGGTCACCGAACGATTTCAGCGCCGGGCCGAAGATGCGGCGCGGATGGTGGTTGCGGCAAATTTGCGGCAAATTATGGCCGATCTGGCCGAGATTCAGGCAGTGGAAGCCGCCGAGATTATGCAGTCGCTGCACGATGAAGCAGTACTGGCCGAGCTGGCCAGGCGGGATCGCTCTCCCCTGGCGGCAATCGAGACAGTCCGGCAACTTATTCCACTCTTGGTAAATGAGGCCATGGATTATCTGCCCATCTCTACTATTTCAGTCACCGAAGATATGTCAACCTCGATGCGTCTGCATGCTTGCGGCTGGCGTTCGGTCTACCACGACGAGATTCTGGCGCACGGTCTGGCACCGGAAGATTTACGGAGTGCGTTGCAACAGCGTTTACGCTGGGCGCAGGGAACGATCCAGGTCTTTTTACGCGAGAATCCTCTCTTCTTGCCAGGGCTGAGCATCGGGCAACGGCTGGCCTATCTCGATACCATGTGGAGCTACTTTTCCGGTTTGCCAACGATCATATACCTGATCGCTCCTGTGCTCTTCCTGATCTTTGGGTTGTTACCGGTCAATGCGCTCTCGGCAGAATTTTTCTGGCGCCTGACCCCATATTTGCTGGTCAATCAGTTGCTCTTTGCTGTGATCAGTTGGGGCCGACCGACCTGGCGCGGTCAGCAGTACAGTCTGGCCCTGTTCCCCATCTGGATCAAGGCGGTGGTCACAGCCGCAGCGAATGTCTGGTTTGGTAAGAAACTGGGCTTTATCGTGACGCCGAAGACCAGGCAGGCGGGGCGTTATTTTGGGTTAGTACGCTGGCAACTGTTGATGATGGTCTTGCTGGCAGTTTCAATTGGAGTAGGTTTACTCCAACTGGCGCTGGGATGGCGTACCGATGGAATGCCGGTACTTGTCAATGTCTTCTGGGCCGTGTACGATCTGGTTATGCTCAGCGTGGTCATCGACGCCGCATTGTACCAACCTGCAGAGGAGTCATCGTCAGAGTATGCTTAA
- a CDS encoding cellulose biosynthesis cyclic di-GMP-binding regulatory protein BcsB: MVVKQLLRWTLRLFLSLQVLAFPAPLAAQGAIHRFADLGYGDRTAFGIDTVLDYYFPIPTGLRPRSNGVLTLRFTHSPLLRADRSTITVVFNGRALGSARLTPDNAEEGVLSVVLPIAGFDGPGLFIQVRLHMRLTDDICEEVQNPALWTVVQGDSTLRLDLQPVEAGTLADVAALFAPLPLSAPEVRAPPTIVLHPTTEPSTLAAAGQVAFAIGRWAALAQQAPVLTVSDTVPEQLPTIVVALASLPEGNWGSVRWNGRAYEVDGQEVPPDHGLLMVEPASPPRLLVAGATPTALRFAAQALSTSLPAAAVLAVTQPPPQLPAAAWRDGAASFAQLGVDRRQVVGAGEHQIDFAFERPSGWDVRVGGTLDLQIATASGLRAQTSWVSAAVNGITLGSQRLQVETNVPVQYRFTLPADLLNSDLEGTPIRRLDLQIRLYLDLPNSGCEEVDPSAAWAVIEPTSAWRLPNDPAAVDDLGRFPAALLADTNARLVLPPQPTIYEVQAGLELAAAMGRWVTLKDVPPPILLTANDIGDNRNGPLVILGSRERHPLAAMINTPSNTPFVYQPGRSVQATLSIVPSPWQSGAHVLFIDAADSDGLRLGVRALREWALLRVLRGSQAQITADPDPTVVSLTNPLQTPPQTLTPRIEVTLLERFPAWQVVGSILLIALVATAVLVIRIRWLRRK, translated from the coding sequence ATGGTTGTGAAGCAACTGCTGCGATGGACGTTGAGGCTTTTTCTGTCTCTTCAGGTGCTTGCGTTCCCGGCGCCGCTGGCGGCACAGGGGGCAATCCACCGGTTTGCCGATCTGGGTTACGGTGATCGCACCGCTTTCGGTATTGATACAGTGCTGGACTACTACTTTCCCATTCCGACCGGCTTACGTCCGCGCAGTAATGGTGTCTTGACTCTGCGCTTCACCCATTCACCTCTCTTGCGGGCTGATCGCTCTACCATCACCGTCGTGTTTAATGGACGTGCGTTGGGTAGTGCCCGTTTAACTCCTGACAATGCCGAAGAGGGGGTGCTGTCAGTTGTTCTGCCAATCGCGGGATTTGACGGGCCTGGTCTGTTTATTCAGGTTCGTCTGCACATGCGACTGACCGATGATATTTGCGAAGAAGTGCAAAACCCGGCTCTCTGGACGGTCGTGCAGGGCGATTCAACCCTTCGGCTCGATCTCCAGCCTGTTGAAGCCGGAACCCTGGCCGATGTCGCTGCACTCTTTGCGCCATTACCACTCAGCGCGCCGGAGGTGCGGGCGCCGCCGACAATTGTCTTGCACCCGACAACTGAACCATCTACGCTGGCGGCTGCCGGGCAGGTCGCTTTCGCCATTGGCCGCTGGGCTGCGTTAGCGCAGCAAGCTCCGGTGTTGACCGTGAGCGATACTGTTCCCGAACAGCTTCCAACCATCGTGGTGGCATTAGCTTCATTGCCCGAAGGAAACTGGGGTTCTGTGCGGTGGAATGGCAGAGCGTATGAAGTTGACGGTCAGGAAGTGCCGCCCGATCATGGGTTGTTGATGGTGGAACCGGCATCACCACCACGATTGCTGGTAGCTGGAGCGACGCCGACGGCATTGCGTTTTGCTGCTCAGGCACTGAGCACTTCGTTGCCGGCAGCAGCGGTGCTGGCCGTAACCCAACCACCACCACAGCTTCCTGCGGCAGCCTGGCGTGATGGGGCCGCCAGTTTTGCTCAGCTCGGCGTAGATCGTCGGCAGGTGGTGGGCGCTGGTGAACATCAGATCGACTTCGCCTTCGAGCGGCCATCCGGCTGGGATGTCCGGGTAGGTGGTACGCTCGATCTGCAAATTGCCACTGCGTCCGGCTTGAGAGCGCAAACTTCCTGGGTGAGCGCTGCCGTCAATGGGATTACCCTGGGATCGCAGCGTTTGCAAGTTGAAACGAATGTCCCAGTGCAATATCGGTTTACCTTACCGGCCGATCTACTCAACAGCGATCTGGAAGGCACGCCGATCCGTCGGCTTGACCTTCAGATCCGTCTCTACCTCGATCTTCCAAACAGCGGTTGTGAGGAAGTAGACCCGTCGGCTGCATGGGCTGTGATCGAGCCGACATCAGCCTGGCGTCTGCCCAACGATCCGGCAGCCGTTGATGATCTTGGGCGTTTTCCAGCAGCGCTGCTGGCCGATACAAATGCCCGGTTGGTGTTACCTCCCCAACCGACCATCTATGAAGTTCAAGCTGGATTAGAGCTGGCCGCTGCGATGGGGCGCTGGGTGACGCTCAAGGATGTGCCACCACCCATCTTACTGACGGCGAATGACATTGGTGATAATCGTAACGGGCCACTGGTTATTTTGGGTAGTCGGGAACGACATCCACTGGCAGCAATGATCAATACGCCGTCAAATACGCCGTTTGTGTACCAGCCTGGTCGGAGTGTGCAGGCAACCCTGAGCATTGTGCCGTCACCGTGGCAGTCAGGTGCGCACGTGCTATTCATCGATGCGGCTGATAGTGATGGTCTGCGGCTCGGAGTACGGGCGTTGCGCGAGTGGGCATTGTTGCGGGTGCTTCGTGGTAGTCAGGCCCAGATCACTGCCGATCCCGACCCGACGGTGGTGTCACTAACGAATCCGCTTCAGACACCGCCGCAAACGTTGACACCACGCATCGAAGTGACCCTGCTCGAACGTTTTCCTGCCTGGCAGGTAGTTGGATCGATCTTGTTGATTGCTCTGGTAGCAACGGCAGTGCTGGTGATCCGTATCCGCTGGTTGCGGCGAAAATAA
- a CDS encoding DMT family transporter: MKSQTTTSLLANVAPLLFVLLWSTGFIGARYGLPHIEPFTFLSIRFVLVLILLGALTIMFRQPWLRQPVAYGHSAIVGVLLHSGYLGGVFFAIDGGMPAGLTALIVSLQPVLTALFSQWTLGEQITARQWLGLALGLVGVTAVVGDKLLFTDTPVVTPITLAGAIVALLSTTAGTLYQKRFGVGLPLLSGTWAQYLGALALTAPLALLFETHEIEWRPELIGSLLWLTLVLSIGAILLLMVLIRARSAARVSSLFYLVPPATAVEAWLLFGERLGLLAIIGLVVASIGVALVVVTPPSKAKSGRHRV; this comes from the coding sequence ATGAAAAGCCAAACGACCACATCACTGCTCGCCAATGTTGCTCCACTGCTCTTCGTGTTGCTCTGGAGTACCGGTTTTATTGGGGCACGCTATGGCCTGCCCCATATCGAGCCATTCACGTTTCTTAGCATTCGTTTCGTGCTGGTACTGATCTTGCTGGGTGCGCTGACGATCATGTTTCGCCAGCCATGGTTGCGCCAGCCAGTTGCGTATGGGCACAGTGCGATTGTCGGGGTCTTGCTCCACAGTGGCTATCTGGGTGGGGTCTTTTTTGCTATTGATGGTGGTATGCCGGCGGGATTGACCGCCTTAATTGTCAGTCTGCAACCTGTCCTGACAGCACTGTTCAGTCAGTGGACGTTGGGTGAACAGATTACTGCCCGGCAGTGGCTGGGACTCGCGTTAGGACTGGTGGGTGTAACGGCAGTTGTTGGTGATAAGTTGCTGTTTACCGACACACCGGTTGTGACACCGATAACATTAGCCGGTGCAATCGTTGCGTTACTCTCGACCACGGCCGGTACCCTTTATCAGAAACGCTTTGGTGTGGGTCTGCCGCTGTTAAGCGGTACCTGGGCACAGTATCTGGGAGCACTGGCATTGACAGCACCACTGGCACTGCTCTTTGAAACGCATGAGATTGAATGGCGACCAGAGCTGATTGGCTCATTGTTGTGGCTCACCCTTGTTCTATCGATAGGTGCTATTCTGCTTTTAATGGTCTTGATCCGGGCACGTTCAGCAGCCCGTGTGTCGAGCCTCTTCTACCTGGTGCCGCCGGCAACGGCGGTGGAGGCGTGGTTGTTGTTCGGTGAACGGTTAGGGTTGCTGGCAATTATAGGTTTGGTGGTGGCCTCAATTGGGGTTGCCCTGGTTGTTGTGACCCCACCATCCAAAGCTAAGTCAGGTCGTCATCGCGTATAA